The following are from one region of the Mesotoga sp. UBA6090 genome:
- the rpmE gene encoding 50S ribosomal protein L31, with product MKKDMHPEMKLITVKCTCGAEHKFYSTKDTIKVDLCSSCHPYFRGDASSMILDTEGRVQKFRNKYGDNY from the coding sequence ATGAAAAAAGATATGCACCCCGAGATGAAGCTGATTACTGTAAAGTGTACCTGTGGCGCAGAACATAAGTTTTATTCTACAAAGGACACCATAAAGGTTGACCTTTGTTCCAGCTGCCATCCCTACTTCCGTGGAGACGCATCTTCAATGATTCTCGACACTGAAGGAAGAGTTCAGAAGTTCAGAAACAAATACGGAGACAATTACTGA
- a CDS encoding ribonuclease, protein MINDIQNHLKEAASSEGFYSYYGKRKESLGRLSSGLRKNPLSSSMIEKVVKTIPGLKSLSYEVIEFSIDILRERDREPEERVQYVSSLSEASVADIAQLLFLIDPRNNPPVNGRVRKKIKSIDDYRKWLSIARSIGKYGIQDYIMLEAALLYEKPEVAERSGLADRISRVLHTNISELETLRNAVSTLSKSARGELGNLKFTHPYVKNALFSRRSRPVVVDGSNIVFSMSDHADLNRIDDLFLRMSSCRVALFPYRIIFDANIRFTLGGFQQENLNRLLSLPQVETYSPADDRIIFLARENDSAVISYDRFLDHGVADITIIRPEEIDESLRV, encoded by the coding sequence ATGATTAATGACATACAAAACCATTTGAAAGAAGCCGCCTCTTCAGAGGGGTTCTACAGTTATTACGGAAAAAGAAAGGAAAGCCTTGGAAGGCTTTCCAGCGGTCTCCGAAAGAATCCCTTGAGCAGCTCGATGATCGAGAAGGTTGTGAAGACAATCCCCGGGCTCAAAAGCCTATCCTACGAAGTAATCGAGTTTTCAATCGACATACTGAGAGAGCGAGACAGAGAACCGGAAGAGAGAGTACAATACGTATCTTCGCTTTCTGAGGCATCGGTTGCCGATATTGCACAATTGCTCTTCTTGATCGATCCGAGAAACAATCCACCTGTCAATGGGAGGGTCAGAAAGAAGATCAAGTCGATAGACGATTACAGAAAGTGGCTTTCAATTGCTAGATCCATTGGAAAGTATGGAATTCAGGACTATATCATGCTTGAAGCGGCACTTCTTTACGAAAAGCCGGAGGTTGCTGAGAGATCCGGTCTTGCCGACAGGATAAGTAGAGTTCTGCATACCAACATCTCGGAGCTGGAGACTCTGCGAAACGCAGTCTCTACTCTTTCAAAATCGGCAAGAGGAGAACTTGGCAATCTGAAGTTCACACACCCTTACGTCAAGAATGCGCTTTTCTCCCGTCGTTCCAGACCCGTTGTTGTTGACGGTAGCAACATCGTTTTTTCTATGAGCGATCACGCAGATTTGAACAGAATAGACGATCTCTTTCTCAGGATGTCTTCGTGCAGGGTTGCTTTGTTTCCATACAGGATAATCTTTGATGCAAATATCAGATTCACTCTTGGCGGTTTCCAGCAAGAGAATCTGAACAGGCTGCTTTCCTTGCCACAAGTGGAGACTTACTCGCCAGCCGATGATAGAATCATCTTCCTGGCCAGAGAAAACGATTCCGCCGTGATAAGCTACGACAGATTTCTCGATCATGGGGTTGCCGACATAACGATAATAAGGCCTGAGGAAATAGATGAAAGTCTCAGAGTTTGA
- a CDS encoding S1 RNA-binding domain-containing protein, producing the protein MSVKVGTVVEGNVTSVKKFGAYVNLESGEEGFIHISKVAREYVKNIEDYLKVGQKVEAKVLGTTKDGKWELSIKDLKTKGSDEGPSSQDFEKKLAKFMRDSGEKISAFKRRLDKKRGIRKRP; encoded by the coding sequence GTGAGTGTGAAAGTGGGTACCGTTGTTGAGGGAAATGTAACTTCTGTCAAGAAATTCGGAGCGTACGTAAATCTTGAAAGCGGTGAGGAAGGGTTCATTCATATTTCCAAAGTGGCAAGAGAGTACGTGAAGAACATTGAAGACTATCTCAAAGTTGGTCAGAAAGTAGAAGCAAAGGTTCTTGGGACGACAAAGGACGGAAAATGGGAACTGTCGATCAAGGATCTGAAGACCAAAGGCTCTGATGAAGGGCCGTCAAGCCAAGACTTCGAAAAGAAACTGGCCAAGTTCATGAGAGATAGCGGCGAAAAGATCTCCGCCTTTAAGAGAAGACTCGACAAGAAAAGAGGTATCCGTAAAAGACCATAA
- the queA gene encoding tRNA preQ1(34) S-adenosylmethionine ribosyltransferase-isomerase QueA — MKVSEFDYDLPEELIAQEPAVPRDSSRLLVVDRKSGALEHRVFAEIVEFLRPGDVVVLNNSRVIPARLLGMKETGAKVEAVLIERLDRGLWKAIVRPGSKIKPGNELLFSGISCRVVEHCEDSGRILDFHGASDEEIKESGLLAIPPYIQTYPENPESYQTVYSRPEGSVAAPTAGLHFTESLLETLAGKGVAVEFITLHVGIGTFRPVKSELIEEHKMHGEYFTVSSEAAETINKAKADNRRIIAVGTTTVRTLESIAARHGSVVSDSGQTDIFIYPPYDFKIVDSLVTNFHLPKSTLLMLVSAFAGRELILSAYREAISRRYRFFSFGDACLLL, encoded by the coding sequence ATGAAAGTCTCAGAGTTTGATTACGATCTCCCAGAAGAACTAATCGCCCAGGAACCGGCCGTTCCGAGAGACAGTTCTCGACTACTGGTTGTAGACAGAAAGAGCGGTGCCCTGGAACACAGAGTATTCGCCGAAATCGTCGAATTTCTCCGTCCCGGCGATGTCGTCGTGCTAAACAACAGCCGTGTTATTCCTGCAAGGCTGCTTGGGATGAAGGAGACTGGAGCAAAAGTCGAGGCCGTGCTGATAGAAAGACTCGACCGGGGACTCTGGAAGGCAATAGTTAGACCCGGATCAAAGATTAAGCCTGGAAACGAGCTGCTGTTCAGCGGAATTTCATGCAGAGTTGTCGAACACTGCGAAGATTCAGGCAGGATTCTCGATTTTCATGGGGCTAGCGATGAAGAGATCAAAGAATCGGGCTTGCTTGCGATCCCCCCGTATATTCAGACTTACCCGGAGAATCCCGAATCTTACCAGACGGTCTACTCGCGGCCGGAAGGTTCCGTAGCTGCCCCCACAGCCGGTCTGCACTTCACTGAGAGCCTGCTTGAGACGCTCGCCGGTAAGGGAGTCGCGGTTGAGTTCATCACGCTTCATGTCGGCATCGGAACTTTCAGACCGGTAAAATCGGAGCTGATAGAAGAACACAAAATGCATGGAGAATACTTCACGGTATCTTCTGAAGCTGCAGAGACGATCAACAAGGCCAAGGCCGATAATAGAAGGATTATTGCCGTCGGCACCACGACCGTAAGGACTCTGGAAAGCATAGCTGCCCGCCACGGCTCAGTTGTAAGTGATAGCGGCCAGACAGATATATTTATCTATCCCCCCTATGATTTCAAGATTGTCGATTCTCTTGTCACAAACTTTCACCTTCCAAAATCGACCCTCCTGATGTTGGTTTCGGCATTTGCCGGAAGAGAGTTGATTCTCTCGGCATATAGAGAAGCAATTTCAAGAAGATACAGATTCTTTTCCTTCGGCGACGCCTGTCTCTTACTGTAG